TGAACGCGCGGGACACCTCGGCGACGAGCTCCTTGACGCCCCAGACCATGTCCGCGGTGCTGCCGTCCTGCTTGACCTCGCCGTTGACCAGGGTGCGCAGGCCGAGCGACTCGGTGTCCAGCTCGGTCTCGATCCACGGGCCCAGAGGCGCGGAACCGTCGAATCCCTTGGCACGGGCCCACTGCTTCTCGCGGCGCTGCACGTCGCGGGCGGTGAGGTCGTTGGCGCAGGTGTACCCGAAGATGACCTCGTCGGCACGCTCCACCGGCACGTCTTTGCAGATGCGGCCGATCACGACGGCGAGCTCGCCTTCGAAGGAGATCTCATCGCTGAATTCAGGCAGGAAGACGGGCTCACCGGGGCCGATCACGGAGGTGTTGGGCTTGAAGAAGAGCAGCGGCTCCTCGGGAACCTCGTTGCCCAGCTCGGCGGCGTGTTCGGCGTAGTTGCGGCCGACGCCCACCACCTTGCTGCGCGGGATGATCGGGGCCACGAGGCGGACGTCGACGAGCGGGTGGGTGGTTCCGGTCCGCTCGACACCGTTGAAGAACGGGTCGCCGTGGATGACGGTCACGGTCTCGGACCCGGCGGGGCCGTCGACGATGCCGTACTGGGGTTCGGAGTCAAGGACGAAACGGGCGATACGCATGGTGCTAAGTCTAGGGGGCGCGGAAACCGATTCCGGGCGCAGAACACGGTCTCAGTCCAGCGGCTCAGACCCGTCCCGGACGCTGAGCACTCCGGCCAGGTCCAGGTCATCGGCCGTGCCGTCGGCGCCGGCCCGGGCGAGGAGCGCCGCCCCCAGCGCCGTGCTCCAGAAGGTGCGGGCCTCGGCTTCAAGAGGCCGCGCCGTCACCCACCCCCGGCCGTCGATCTGCTGCCGCAGGAACCGCTCCGACTGGCGGAACAGCAGGTGCAGGTGGTGATCGACCACGGGAGCGAGTTCAGGCTTGGCGACCCCGGTCGCGAGGGCCTTCGCCACGAGAGGAAGCGCGGGAAGGGCCAGCACGGCCCGGGATATGTTCCGCCGGAACGCCCCGGCGTCGGGGGCCTGCCGCCCGATCCGCTCAACCCTCCGCGTCTCCTGCAGCAGTACCAGGAAGGCGGCCTGCAGGAGCAGGGAGTCCTTGGACCCGAAGTGATACGTGACCTGGTTGGGGAAGACGCCGGCCTCCCGGGCGATCTCCGCCACGCTCACGTCGAGACTCCGCCGTTCGGAGCAGAGCCGTGCGGCGGTGGCCATCAGCCGGTTCCGGGTGGCGCGGCCCCGCTCCCCTCCCGAGGAGAGGGCTGCGGCGGACGCCGAGTGTCGTTCCACGATCATCCTCAAATTGTATGTGATACAACTTTAAGCATTGTTGTATCGCATACAAGAAAGGCGATCCCCTTGGAATCCTCCGATGTGGTCATCACCGGCCTCGGCGCCATCACTCCCCTGGGCCAGGACGTCCCCTCGACCTGGGCCGCGTTGCTCGCAGGCGACTCCGGGCTGGGCATCGTCACCCTGCCCGGCACCGGGGTCGCGGAACTCGCCCCACAGGTCGCGGGCCGGATGGCGGCGGATCCGGCCACCCTGCTGGATCCCGTCCAGGCCAAGCGTCTCGACCGCTCCCAGCAGGCGGCCCTGGTGGCGACGGCGGAGGCATGGGCGGACGCGGGGACACCCGACGTCGACCCGGACCGTTTCGCCGTCGCCATCGGCACGGGCATCGGCGGGGTGACCACGCTGCTCGAGCAGGACGACGTGCTGGAAACGTCGGGGCAGCGCCGCGTCTCCCCGCGGACGATCCCCATGCTCATGCCCAATGCCGCCGCCGCGACCGCCAGCATCCAGTACGGCGCCCGCGGCGGGGCATACACCCCGGTGTCGGCCTGCTCGTCAGGCGCCGAGGCCATCGCGCTCGGGGCCCGGCTCATCAGGTCCGGAGAGGCGGACGTGGTCATCGCGGGAGGAACCGAGGCCGCCATCGCGCCGATCACCGTGGCCGGATTCGCCCAGACCCGCGCCCTCGCTCAGCCCGGCGAGGACCCCGCCTCCGCCTCGCGGCCCTTCGCCGCCGACCGGCGGGGCTTCGTGCTCTCCGAAGGCGCCGCCGTCGTCGTCCTGGAGAGCGCTGAGCATGCGCGACGCCGCGGGGCTGCGGTTCACGCGGTCTTGGCCGGGGCGGGCATCACCTCCGACGCACACCACATCACAGCCCCGGCTCCCGACGGCTCGGGGCAGACCGCCGCCATGTGCAAGGCCCTCGCCCAGGCCGGGCTGCGCCCGGAGGACATCTCGCACGTCAACGCTCACGCGACCGGGACGCCGGTGGGCGATTCCGGCGAGGCCCGCGCGATCCGCGAAGTCTTCGGACGGGCCACCGTCACCGCGCCGAAAGCCGCCCTGGGCCACCTGTTCGGCGCCGCGGGCGCAATCGAGGCGCTCCTGGCGGTCCTGAGCGTGGAACACGGGGTCGTCCCGCCCACCCGGAACCTCTCTCCGGGCACGGTGGACCCGGACATCGATCTGGATCTCGTGGTCGAGCGCCGGGAGGCTCCTCAGGACGCGGTGCTGAGCAATTCCTTCGGCTTCGGCGGGCAGAACGTGTCCCTCGTGGTCACCCGCGCCTAGGCGTCGCGAGACTCCCGCAAGTACCGCAGTTGCGCTTCGATGCTCAGGCGCGCGGCGCGGCGCACGCCGTCCGACACGTCGGGGTAGACGGCGGCGGTGACCGCGTCGACGTCGTCGCCCACGGCGGTGACGGCGCGGCGCACCTCGGCGAGCCGGGCCAGGCGGTGCTCCCGGTACTCCCGCACGACGACGCCGAGGTCCCCGCCCAGCCCGCCGTGGGCCGGGAGCAGGGTCACCGGAGCCCCGGCGTCCTCCGCGAGGGCGGCCAGCTTCCCGAGGCTGGCGAGGTAGTCGGCGACCGTGCCGTCCGGGTGGTCCAGCATCGTGGTGCCGGTGCCGAGGATCGTGTCACCGCTCAGGAGGCTTCCGCCGTCCGGTCCCCCACCCACACAGGACGCCTGCTTGCCCAGCACGTGGAAGCAGAGCGAGTCGGAGGTGTGGCCCGGCGTCGCGAGAACCCGGATCTCCAGATCGCCCACCGCCAGGATCTCGCCGTCCGCCAGCGGTTCGGCGTCGCGGCAGAAGGCCGAGGACGCGGCCCG
The nucleotide sequence above comes from Arthrobacter woluwensis. Encoded proteins:
- a CDS encoding fumarylacetoacetate hydrolase family protein, with the protein product MRIARFVLDSEPQYGIVDGPAGSETVTVIHGDPFFNGVERTGTTHPLVDVRLVAPIIPRSKVVGVGRNYAEHAAELGNEVPEEPLLFFKPNTSVIGPGEPVFLPEFSDEISFEGELAVVIGRICKDVPVERADEVIFGYTCANDLTARDVQRREKQWARAKGFDGSAPLGPWIETELDTESLGLRTLVNGEVKQDGSTADMVWGVKELVAEVSRAFTLLPGDVILTGTPAGVGLLNEGDRVSVEIEGIGTLTNPVVRR
- a CDS encoding TetR/AcrR family transcriptional regulator C-terminal domain-containing protein, with translation MIVERHSASAAALSSGGERGRATRNRLMATAARLCSERRSLDVSVAEIAREAGVFPNQVTYHFGSKDSLLLQAAFLVLLQETRRVERIGRQAPDAGAFRRNISRAVLALPALPLVAKALATGVAKPELAPVVDHHLHLLFRQSERFLRQQIDGRGWVTARPLEAEARTFWSTALGAALLARAGADGTADDLDLAGVLSVRDGSEPLD
- a CDS encoding beta-ketoacyl-[acyl-carrier-protein] synthase family protein — encoded protein: MESSDVVITGLGAITPLGQDVPSTWAALLAGDSGLGIVTLPGTGVAELAPQVAGRMAADPATLLDPVQAKRLDRSQQAALVATAEAWADAGTPDVDPDRFAVAIGTGIGGVTTLLEQDDVLETSGQRRVSPRTIPMLMPNAAAATASIQYGARGGAYTPVSACSSGAEAIALGARLIRSGEADVVIAGGTEAAIAPITVAGFAQTRALAQPGEDPASASRPFAADRRGFVLSEGAAVVVLESAEHARRRGAAVHAVLAGAGITSDAHHITAPAPDGSGQTAAMCKALAQAGLRPEDISHVNAHATGTPVGDSGEARAIREVFGRATVTAPKAALGHLFGAAGAIEALLAVLSVEHGVVPPTRNLSPGTVDPDIDLDLVVERREAPQDAVLSNSFGFGGQNVSLVVTRA
- a CDS encoding MBL fold metallo-hydrolase — encoded protein: MPDTTPDAVPPVSEPRAGDSAAELLPGVLSDAGSGLRVLLAPNPGPMSLRGTHSYVIGPDGSCVIVDPGPEDEGHLAALAALRPVLILVTHRHADHTAGIDRLRTLTGAPVRAASSAFCRDAEPLADGEILAVGDLEIRVLATPGHTSDSLCFHVLGKQASCVGGGPDGGSLLSGDTILGTGTTMLDHPDGTVADYLASLGKLAALAEDAGAPVTLLPAHGGLGGDLGVVVREYREHRLARLAEVRRAVTAVGDDVDAVTAAVYPDVSDGVRRAARLSIEAQLRYLRESRDA